A stretch of Gossypium hirsutum isolate 1008001.06 chromosome A06, Gossypium_hirsutum_v2.1, whole genome shotgun sequence DNA encodes these proteins:
- the LOC107962558 gene encoding uncharacterized protein, which translates to MLCFRANPPTLFLLFLLSLFLFRPEVVSEASIFPTSHIQGYHKSLVSGEKEQGEVLPWRKIERRNLVEGNEGANNSSLILAEKRTQRKDPLNDFKKYTGGWNISNQHYWASVGFTAAPFFGIAGIWFVLFALCLFVICIRHCCCQLDSYGYSRIAYALSLIFLILFTIAAIVGCIVLYIGQGKFHASTTNTLDFAVHKADVTAENLRNVSDYLSAAKTISVDSTILSPDIQKSIDDVDKKINASASTLSTQTGDNKDRIQHGLDRVRLALVIVAAVMLFLAFLGFLFSILGLQFLVYTLVIFGWILVAGTFILCGVFNLLHNVAGDACVAMDQWVQNPTAHTALDDILPCVDNATAQETLLQTKNVTHQLVTVVNGIINTVANRNFPPQLAPLYYNQSGPLVPVLCNPFHSNLSERMCASGEVSLYNSSEVWKKYTCNISTPSGICTTPGRLTPQFYSQMSAAVNISYGLYRYGPFLVNLQDCTFVRDTFTDISHDHCPGLRRYSQWIYIGLVIVSAAVMLSLMFWVIYARERRHRVYTKQHDARVEGVNKSLERYKPHLFISE; encoded by the exons ATGTTATGTTTCAGAGCAAACCCTCCtacattgtttcttctttttcttctctctttgtTTCTTTTCCGACCTGAAGTAGTTTCTGAAGCCTCAATTTTCCCAACTTCACACATCCAAG GGTATCATAAAAGCTTAGTTTCTGGGGAGAAAGAGCAGGGTGAAGTGTTGCCATGGAGGAAGATAGAAAGGAGGAACCTTGTAGAGGGAAATGAAGGAGCCAACAACTCTTCTTTGATTTTGGCTGAAAAGAGGACTCAGAGGAAAGACCCTCTTAATGATTTTAAGAAGTACACTGGTGGCTGGAACATCAGCAATCAGCACTATTGGGCT TCTGTGGGTTTTACAGCGGCTCCATTCTTTGGCATTGCTGGAATATGGTTTGTGTTATTCGCGCTATGCTTGTTCGTCATATGCATCCGTCATTGTTGTTGTCAACTAGATTCTTATGGCTACTCTCGAATAGCTTATGCTCTATCTCTTATTTTCCTCATACTCTTCACCATTGCTGCAAT TGTCGGCTGTATTGTGCTGTACATCGGTCAAGGAAAATTTCATGCCAGTACAACGAACACACTGGATTTTGCTGTTCATAAGGCAGATGTTACGGCAGAAAACCTTAGGAATGTGTCGGATTATCTTTCTGCAGCTAAAACAATTAGTGTAGATTCAACTATTCTATCACCTGATATCCAAAAAAGCATTGATGATGTTGACAAAAAAATCAACGCTTCTGCTTCAACACTTTCCACTCAAACAGGTGATAATAAAGACAGAATTCAACACGGCTTGGACCGCGT GAGATTGGCTCTTGTCATTGTCGCAGCTGTGATGCTTTTTTTGGCATTTCTTGGATTCT TATTCTCCATTCTTGGATTGCAGTTTCTGGTCTACAC GCTGGTGATCTTTGGGTGGATTCTTGTTGCCGGCACATTTATTTTATGTGGTGTATTTAATCTCCTCCACAA TGTTGCAGGAGATGCATGTGTTGCCATGGACCAGTGGGTCCAGAATCCCACTGCACATACTGCGCTAGATGACATTCTGCCATGTGTGGACAATGCAACGGCCCAAGAGACCTTGTTACAAACCAAGAATGTCACTCACCAACTTGTAACTGtcgtgaatggcatcatcaataCTGTTGCCAACCGTAATTTCCCACCACAATTGGCACCTTTATATTACAATCAATCCGGTCCATTGGTGCCTGTTCTCTGCAATCCATTCCATTCAAATCTCTCGGAGCGTATGTGTGCATCTGGTGAAGTTAGCTTGTACAATTCTTCTGAG GTTTGGAAGAAATATACCTGTAACATATCTACACCTTCCGGGATTTGTACTACACCTGGGCGGCTGACCCCTCAATTCTATAGTCAGATGTCAGCTGCGGTGAATATTAGTTATGGTCTATATCGCTACGGTCCATTCCTGGTTAATTTGCAAGACTGCACTTTCGTGCGCGATACATTCACAGATATCAGTCATGATCATTGCCCAGGTCTGCGCCGCTATAGTCAATGGATCTACATCGGATTAGTAATTGTATCTGCAGCTGTGATGCTGTCATTGATGTTTTGGGTGATTTATGCAAGAGAGAGAAGGCATCGCGTTTATACTAAACAGCACGATGCTAGAGTGGAAGGCGTAAACAAGTCACTAGAACGTTACAAACCGCACTTGTTTATTTCCGAGTAA